A region from the Altererythrobacter sp. H2 genome encodes:
- a CDS encoding 2-oxoacid:ferredoxin oxidoreductase subunit beta produces MNAPVKFETTLKDWETDQEVRWCPGCGDYAILKAVQRTLPQLGCDPAKTVFISGIGCSSRFPYYIESYGFHTIHGRAPAVATGVKLANPELDVWLVTGDGDGLSIGGNHMMHVLRRNVNMQIMLFNNEIYGLTKGQYSPTSRPGTLSPSTPGGSIDRPAQACAFALGAGARFVARGFDVSKNLPDVLKAAHAHQGAAFIEIFQNCIVYNKDVFNDFAAPKGAEENQLWLEDGQPMLFAGGTKGITLNHETLSLEVVDVVDGDWQAAKVIVHNVTNRSIAHMLVELPFGPFPMALGVLYDDPRPSFESEVVAENKRLSEGKEPNLAALLAKGQTWKVEPDGHPA; encoded by the coding sequence ATGAACGCGCCGGTGAAGTTCGAAACCACGCTCAAGGACTGGGAAACCGACCAGGAAGTGCGCTGGTGCCCGGGGTGCGGGGACTACGCGATCCTCAAGGCCGTGCAGCGCACGCTGCCGCAGCTCGGTTGCGATCCGGCCAAGACGGTGTTCATCAGCGGGATCGGCTGCTCCAGCCGCTTCCCGTACTATATCGAAAGCTATGGCTTCCACACCATCCATGGCCGCGCACCGGCGGTGGCGACCGGAGTGAAGCTGGCCAATCCGGAACTCGACGTCTGGCTGGTGACCGGTGACGGCGACGGCCTTTCGATTGGCGGCAACCACATGATGCATGTTCTGCGACGCAACGTGAACATGCAGATCATGCTGTTCAACAACGAGATCTACGGCCTGACCAAGGGGCAATACTCGCCCACCAGCCGCCCCGGCACGCTGAGCCCCTCGACCCCCGGCGGCTCGATTGACCGGCCGGCTCAGGCCTGTGCCTTTGCACTGGGCGCCGGGGCGCGGTTCGTGGCACGCGGGTTCGACGTGTCGAAGAACCTGCCCGACGTGCTCAAGGCTGCTCACGCCCACCAGGGCGCGGCTTTCATCGAGATCTTCCAGAACTGCATCGTCTACAACAAGGACGTGTTCAACGATTTCGCCGCGCCCAAGGGGGCGGAGGAGAACCAGCTGTGGCTGGAAGACGGCCAGCCGATGCTGTTCGCTGGCGGGACCAAGGGCATCACCCTCAACCACGAGACCCTGTCGCTGGAAGTGGTCGATGTCGTGGACGGTGACTGGCAGGCGGCCAAGGTGATCGTCCATAACGTCACCAACCGCTCGATCGCGCATATGCTGGTGGAACTGCCGTTCGGCCCGTTCCCGATGGCGCTCGGTGTGCTTTACGATGACCCGCGCCCGAGCTTCGAGAGCGAAGTGGTGGCCGAGAACAAGCGCCTGTCGGAAGGCAAGGAGCCCAACCTCGCCGCACTGCTCGCCAAGGGGCAGACGTGGAAGGTCGAGCCAGATGGGCACCCAGCCTAG
- a CDS encoding 2-oxoacid:acceptor oxidoreductase subunit alpha: protein MATTAAERPHQTAASPESVVVRFAGDSGDGMQLTGGQFTLSSALAGNDFATFPDFPAEIRAPQGTLFGVSAFQINFGSREISTAGDAPDVLVAMNPAALKTNLPALKPGGLVIIDTGEFTKRNLEKAKYEVNPLEDDTLARHDVLKLDISAMTIEAVKPFGLGNKDALRCKNMWTLGLALWMFDRERAPLHEWLKGKFRNKPELAEANIAALDAGHAYGETAELAGPLRQVHLDPVPTNPGLYRTVTGAEAVSLGLVAGARLLRLPMFFGGYPITPASAILHHLARLKEFNVTTFQAEDEIAAICAAIGASYAGSLGVTSSSGPGIALKGEAMGLAIMTELPLVIVNSQRGGPSTGLPTKTEQSDLYQAVYGRNGDAPMPVIAARSPTDSFECAIEACRIAVQYMTPVMLLTDGYIANASEPWKVPDPDHFERFPAQFLTEPNGPADENGKAALLPYKRNELGGRPWIKPGTPGLMHRIGGIEKQVDTGHIDYSPGNHQAMTDARMGKIANIKVRDQQVALGEKTGRLAVVGWGSTYGPIHQAVARARKAGHDVSHIHVRHIWPLPANLGDLLRGFDKVLVPEMNTGQFKTILRDQYLIDAQPLTKTSGQPFTIAELEAAIVTYFDGIPGDAGGENVEPNDQQLPNPIGVDQ, encoded by the coding sequence ATGGCTACGACAGCCGCCGAAAGGCCGCACCAGACTGCCGCTTCACCCGAATCCGTTGTTGTTCGCTTCGCCGGGGATTCCGGCGACGGGATGCAGCTGACCGGCGGGCAGTTCACCCTCTCCAGTGCGCTGGCGGGCAATGATTTTGCCACGTTCCCGGATTTCCCGGCTGAAATTCGCGCGCCGCAAGGCACGCTGTTTGGTGTCTCGGCCTTCCAGATCAACTTCGGCAGCAGGGAAATCAGCACCGCAGGCGATGCGCCAGACGTGCTGGTGGCGATGAACCCGGCCGCGCTCAAGACCAACCTGCCTGCGCTCAAACCCGGCGGTCTGGTGATTATCGACACTGGCGAATTCACCAAGCGCAACCTCGAAAAGGCCAAGTACGAGGTCAACCCGCTGGAGGATGACACGCTGGCCCGGCACGATGTGCTGAAGCTCGATATTTCCGCCATGACGATCGAGGCGGTCAAGCCGTTCGGCCTCGGCAACAAGGATGCCCTGCGCTGCAAGAACATGTGGACGCTGGGCCTGGCCCTGTGGATGTTCGACCGCGAACGCGCGCCTCTGCATGAATGGCTCAAGGGCAAGTTCCGGAACAAGCCCGAACTGGCGGAAGCCAATATTGCCGCGCTCGACGCCGGCCATGCCTATGGCGAAACGGCCGAGCTGGCCGGGCCCCTGCGGCAGGTCCATCTCGATCCGGTGCCGACCAACCCGGGGCTTTATCGCACCGTCACCGGGGCTGAGGCGGTCTCGCTCGGCCTGGTTGCGGGCGCGCGGCTGCTGCGCCTGCCGATGTTCTTCGGCGGCTATCCGATCACGCCCGCCAGCGCGATCCTGCACCACCTGGCGCGGCTGAAGGAATTCAACGTCACTACCTTCCAGGCGGAAGACGAGATCGCCGCGATTTGCGCCGCCATCGGGGCGAGCTATGCCGGCAGCCTCGGCGTAACCTCCTCCTCCGGCCCGGGCATTGCGCTGAAGGGCGAAGCGATGGGGCTGGCAATCATGACCGAGCTGCCGCTGGTGATCGTCAACAGCCAGCGCGGCGGGCCCTCCACTGGCCTTCCGACCAAGACCGAGCAGAGCGACCTCTACCAGGCTGTCTACGGCCGCAACGGCGATGCGCCGATGCCGGTGATCGCCGCGCGCAGCCCGACCGATTCGTTCGAATGCGCGATCGAGGCGTGCCGGATTGCGGTGCAGTACATGACTCCGGTCATGCTGCTGACCGACGGCTATATCGCCAACGCCAGCGAGCCGTGGAAGGTGCCCGATCCCGACCACTTCGAGCGCTTCCCGGCGCAGTTCCTGACCGAACCCAACGGGCCCGCCGACGAAAACGGCAAGGCCGCGCTGCTGCCCTACAAGCGCAATGAGCTGGGCGGCCGTCCGTGGATCAAGCCGGGCACGCCGGGCCTGATGCACCGCATCGGCGGGATCGAGAAGCAGGTCGACACCGGGCACATCGACTATTCGCCGGGCAACCACCAGGCGATGACCGATGCGCGCATGGGCAAGATCGCCAACATCAAGGTGCGGGACCAGCAGGTTGCGCTGGGCGAAAAGACTGGCAGGCTGGCGGTGGTCGGCTGGGGCAGCACTTATGGCCCGATCCACCAGGCCGTGGCCCGGGCCCGCAAGGCCGGGCACGACGTCAGCCACATCCACGTCCGCCACATCTGGCCGCTCCCGGCCAACCTCGGCGACCTGCTGCGCGGTTTCGACAAGGTGCTGGTGCCGGAAATGAACACCGGCCAGTTCAAGACGATCCTGCGCGACCAGTACCTGATCGACGCGCAGCCGCTGACCAAGACGAGCGGTCAGCCGTTCACCATTGCCGAACTGGAAGCAGCGATCGTAACCTATTTTGACGGCATTCCGGGTGATGCCGGGGGCGAAAACGTCGAGCCCAACGACCAGCAACTGCCCAACCCGATCGGAGTCGATCAATGA
- a CDS encoding alpha/beta hydrolase, whose product MAEAEHYVREDVRAFLTMLEQIGGKGVDEVGHIEGRLQMRAMSGMAEADAVHLPVVRDLTCPGPAGPIPLRLYDTQETRAPGPVVVFLHGGGFVIGDLEVYNSLCTEISHQLDLPVVSVDYRLAPEHPFPAAPDDCEAAARWIASSPAELGRQVTGLVITGDSAGGNLTIVTTNQLVNEPAAVPVLVQAPIYPVADDVSKHQSLKDFFEGFLLTGAAMAWFTQQYGGDPSDPRHTPMVGDCANTPPTVICTAGLDPLRDSGRAYAAHLIRQGTEVAYFEFPGIIHGFVTLRKAVPSGQADLTAFLGAIKSKLARIAQ is encoded by the coding sequence ATGGCCGAAGCCGAACATTACGTGCGCGAGGATGTGCGCGCCTTTCTGACGATGCTGGAGCAGATCGGCGGCAAGGGGGTGGACGAGGTCGGGCACATCGAAGGCCGCCTGCAGATGCGGGCCATGTCCGGCATGGCAGAGGCTGACGCTGTGCACCTGCCGGTAGTCCGTGACCTCACCTGCCCCGGCCCGGCTGGCCCGATTCCGCTGCGGCTCTACGATACGCAGGAAACGCGTGCCCCCGGTCCGGTGGTGGTGTTCCTACACGGCGGCGGGTTCGTGATCGGCGATCTGGAAGTCTACAACAGCCTGTGCACCGAGATCAGCCACCAGCTCGACCTGCCGGTGGTCTCGGTCGATTACCGGCTAGCGCCGGAGCACCCCTTCCCGGCTGCGCCAGACGATTGCGAGGCTGCGGCGCGGTGGATTGCGTCCTCGCCCGCCGAACTGGGCCGCCAGGTCACCGGCCTCGTCATCACGGGTGACAGCGCCGGCGGCAACCTGACCATCGTCACCACCAACCAGCTGGTCAACGAACCTGCGGCGGTGCCGGTGCTGGTGCAGGCGCCGATCTATCCGGTCGCCGACGACGTCAGCAAGCACCAGAGCCTGAAGGACTTCTTCGAAGGCTTCCTGCTGACCGGTGCGGCAATGGCCTGGTTTACCCAGCAATATGGCGGCGATCCCAGCGATCCGCGCCACACCCCGATGGTCGGGGATTGCGCCAACACCCCGCCAACAGTGATCTGCACGGCCGGGCTCGACCCGCTGCGCGATTCCGGCCGCGCCTATGCCGCGCACCTGATCCGGCAAGGCACCGAGGTGGCCTACTTCGAGTTTCCCGGCATCATCCACGGCTTCGTCACACTGCGCAAAGCGGTGCCCAGCGGGCAGGCAGACCTCACCGCATTCCTTGGCGCGATCAAGTCCAAGCTGGCGCGCATCGCACAATGA
- a CDS encoding RNA pyrophosphohydrolase codes for MSRADIEDLGYRLCVGVMLVNCDGKAFVGRRIDTKEGDWWQMPQGGVDDGEDLNGAALRELAEETGVQADRVSIIKAMTEPVRYDLPEELQGKLWGGKYRGQEQVWFLARFNGTDADIDLEAHDPPEFCDWRWVEPEQLPELIIPFKKRVYRTVLEAFSDLI; via the coding sequence ATGAGCAGGGCAGACATCGAAGATCTGGGCTATCGCTTGTGCGTGGGCGTGATGCTGGTGAACTGTGACGGAAAGGCGTTCGTCGGTCGCCGGATCGACACCAAGGAAGGCGACTGGTGGCAGATGCCCCAGGGCGGTGTCGATGACGGGGAAGACCTCAACGGGGCGGCGCTGCGCGAACTGGCCGAAGAGACAGGCGTTCAGGCTGACCGGGTCAGCATCATCAAGGCCATGACGGAACCGGTGCGGTACGATCTGCCGGAGGAACTGCAAGGCAAGCTTTGGGGGGGCAAGTATCGCGGGCAGGAGCAGGTCTGGTTCCTCGCCCGCTTCAACGGGACCGATGCGGACATCGATCTTGAAGCGCACGATCCGCCGGAGTTTTGCGACTGGCGCTGGGTCGAGCCGGAGCAGCTGCCCGAGCTGATCATTCCCTTCAAGAAGCGCGTCTACCGCACTGTGCTGGAAGCCTTTAGCGACCTGATTTAG
- a CDS encoding tetratricopeptide repeat protein has translation MALSESFRLDALKEIVMRFAAPAAALSLVLAVSASIGSAADRAVDPRAAVLIMEGRAALEAGQPQQAIDAYEAALAVDPGHTPIFLDLAEAARREGLQGKAIRYYREALNREPENLAAISGEGAALLEKGAVEKAKANLARLQKMCGSNCPEARALSAVIARGPQPRMIAAEAVMPDAQVTQAN, from the coding sequence ATGGCTCTGTCCGAGTCTTTTCGTCTTGATGCGCTCAAGGAGATCGTGATGCGCTTTGCTGCTCCTGCCGCTGCCCTGTCGCTGGTCCTTGCTGTCAGCGCGAGTATCGGTTCTGCTGCGGACCGGGCGGTCGATCCCCGCGCGGCGGTGCTGATCATGGAAGGCCGCGCCGCGCTCGAAGCCGGGCAGCCGCAGCAGGCGATTGATGCCTACGAAGCGGCGCTCGCAGTCGATCCCGGCCATACGCCGATTTTCCTCGACCTGGCCGAGGCAGCCCGCCGCGAAGGGCTGCAGGGCAAGGCGATCCGGTACTACCGGGAGGCTCTCAACCGCGAGCCGGAGAACCTGGCGGCAATTTCGGGCGAAGGGGCTGCACTGTTGGAGAAGGGCGCAGTCGAAAAGGCCAAGGCGAACCTTGCCCGGCTGCAGAAGATGTGCGGCAGTAACTGCCCCGAAGCCCGGGCCCTGTCGGCCGTCATTGCTCGTGGCCCGCAACCGCGCATGATTGCCGCTGAAGCGGTCATGCCCGATGCGCAGGTCACCCAGGCCAATTAA
- a CDS encoding RsmB/NOP family class I SAM-dependent RNA methyltransferase: MTPAARVQAAIELLDAVIEAAQGQGAPADRLISEYFRARRYAGSKDRRAVRELVYDAIRACGPVPASGRAAMLRLAEADPAISALFDGTGHGPAPVVAGETAARGGLAPQWIESALASSGLAGDEAAALLGRAPLDLRVNTLKADRVTLDLPRAAEPLAAPQGLRLPSGTPVEQWDAYRDGQVEVQDHGSQLACLAVGAQPGETVIDLCAGAGGKTLALAAAMENAGILIGCDTDKRRLGNLPPRAHRAGAGLIETLLLDPGQELAALSAWQGNADAVLVDAPCSGTGTWRRNPEARWRLTPAMLDRLVALQVHLLDLAATLVRPGGRLVFVTCSLLDREGAQQASAFLERHPGWCADRPDLPLGRAHGEGIRLTPFHDDTDGFFIARFTSPC, encoded by the coding sequence ATGACCCCCGCCGCGCGGGTACAGGCTGCGATCGAGCTGCTTGACGCGGTGATCGAGGCGGCACAGGGGCAGGGCGCACCGGCTGACCGCCTGATTAGCGAGTATTTCCGTGCCCGCCGTTATGCCGGGAGCAAGGACCGCCGCGCAGTGCGCGAGCTGGTCTATGACGCAATCCGTGCGTGTGGGCCGGTCCCCGCCAGCGGACGCGCCGCAATGCTGCGACTGGCCGAAGCCGACCCGGCGATATCGGCCTTGTTCGATGGCACCGGTCATGGACCTGCGCCTGTGGTGGCGGGGGAAACGGCAGCCCGGGGTGGCCTCGCTCCGCAGTGGATCGAAAGCGCGCTGGCGAGTTCCGGACTGGCGGGCGATGAAGCGGCGGCACTGCTGGGCCGGGCACCGCTTGACCTGCGGGTCAACACGCTGAAAGCTGACCGCGTGACGCTCGACTTGCCGCGGGCCGCTGAACCGCTCGCGGCACCCCAGGGCCTTCGCCTGCCATCGGGCACCCCGGTCGAGCAGTGGGACGCCTACCGCGACGGCCAGGTGGAGGTGCAGGACCACGGCAGCCAGCTTGCCTGTCTGGCCGTGGGGGCACAACCCGGGGAAACAGTCATCGACCTGTGTGCCGGGGCAGGGGGGAAGACGCTTGCTCTGGCGGCAGCCATGGAGAACGCAGGTATCCTGATCGGGTGCGATACGGACAAGCGACGGCTGGGCAATCTGCCGCCCCGCGCCCATCGCGCCGGTGCAGGGCTAATCGAAACCCTGTTGCTCGACCCTGGTCAGGAACTTGCGGCACTGTCTGCATGGCAAGGCAATGCGGACGCGGTGCTGGTCGATGCGCCCTGCTCCGGCACCGGCACCTGGCGCCGCAATCCGGAGGCACGCTGGCGGCTTACGCCCGCCATGCTCGACCGGCTGGTTGCCTTGCAGGTCCACTTGCTCGATCTGGCCGCCACGCTGGTCCGCCCCGGCGGACGGCTGGTCTTCGTGACCTGTTCGCTGCTCGATCGTGAAGGCGCACAGCAGGCATCCGCCTTTCTTGAGCGACATCCCGGCTGGTGCGCCGATCGACCCGACCTGCCGCTTGGCCGTGCGCATGGGGAAGGAATCCGCCTGACACCGTTCCATGACGACACGGACGGATTTTTCATCGCCCGTTTCACTTCGCCGTGTTAA
- the guaB gene encoding IMP dehydrogenase, with product MGRHESSGERQTVAYKDIPLGLTFDDVLLRPGESDVLPSMADTRTRLTREIGLNIPVISAAMDTVTEADMAIVMAQLGGMGVLHRNLDIDVQCAAVRVVKRFESGMVINPITISPDATLGDAQALMQQHRISGIPVTDRDGKLLGILTNRDVRFAENPAQPVRELMTTENLATVPLGTNQEAARRLLHGRRIEKLLVVDDAYKCIGLITVKDIEKAVNYPSATKDAAGRLRVAAATTVGDKGFERTRALVEAEVDVIIIDTAHGHNRDVARAVERAKTLSNSVQVIAGNVATAEATRALISAGADAVKVGIGPGSICTTRVVAGVGVPQLTAIMDSAEEAAKSGVPIIADGGLRTSGDAAKALAAGASCVMVGSLLAGTEEAPGETFLYQGRAYKSYRGMGSVGAMARGSADRYFQQDVSAMKLVPEGIEGQVPYKGPAADVIHQLVGGVKAAMGYTGSATIADLQERAEFVRITNAGLAESHVHDVAITREAPNYPTR from the coding sequence ATGGGCCGCCACGAATCTTCCGGTGAAAGACAGACAGTGGCATACAAGGATATCCCCCTCGGCCTTACCTTTGACGACGTGCTGCTGCGCCCGGGTGAAAGCGATGTCCTGCCCAGCATGGCCGACACCCGCACCCGCCTGACGCGGGAAATCGGCCTGAATATCCCGGTCATCTCCGCCGCAATGGACACCGTCACCGAAGCCGACATGGCGATTGTCATGGCCCAGCTCGGCGGGATGGGCGTGCTTCACCGCAACCTTGATATTGACGTGCAGTGCGCGGCGGTCCGCGTCGTCAAGCGGTTCGAAAGCGGCATGGTGATCAACCCGATCACCATTTCGCCCGACGCGACTTTGGGCGATGCCCAGGCCCTGATGCAGCAGCACCGCATCAGCGGCATCCCGGTGACCGACCGGGACGGCAAGCTGCTGGGCATTCTTACCAACCGCGACGTGCGCTTTGCCGAAAACCCGGCGCAGCCGGTGCGCGAGCTGATGACCACCGAGAATCTGGCCACTGTGCCGCTCGGGACCAACCAGGAGGCCGCCCGCCGCCTTCTGCATGGCCGCCGGATCGAAAAGCTGCTGGTGGTGGACGATGCCTACAAATGCATCGGCCTGATCACGGTCAAGGACATTGAAAAGGCGGTCAACTATCCCAGCGCCACCAAGGACGCGGCGGGCCGCTTGCGGGTGGCTGCGGCCACCACAGTGGGTGACAAGGGCTTCGAGCGGACCAGGGCGCTGGTCGAGGCGGAAGTCGATGTCATCATCATCGACACCGCCCACGGCCACAACCGTGACGTTGCACGGGCGGTCGAACGGGCCAAGACGCTGTCGAATTCCGTCCAGGTCATTGCCGGCAACGTCGCCACAGCCGAGGCCACCCGCGCGCTGATTTCCGCCGGAGCGGACGCGGTCAAGGTGGGTATCGGGCCGGGCTCGATCTGCACCACGCGCGTGGTTGCCGGGGTTGGCGTGCCGCAGCTGACAGCGATCATGGACAGCGCCGAGGAAGCGGCCAAGTCAGGCGTGCCGATTATCGCGGATGGTGGCCTTCGCACCAGCGGCGACGCAGCCAAGGCGCTGGCCGCAGGCGCATCGTGCGTCATGGTCGGCTCGCTGCTGGCTGGAACCGAGGAAGCGCCGGGCGAGACCTTCCTTTACCAGGGCCGTGCCTACAAGAGCTATCGCGGCATGGGCAGCGTCGGCGCGATGGCGCGCGGCAGTGCGGACCGCTATTTCCAGCAGGATGTTTCGGCGATGAAGCTGGTGCCTGAGGGAATCGAAGGGCAGGTACCCTACAAGGGTCCGGCAGCCGACGTGATCCACCAGCTGGTCGGCGGGGTGAAGGCGGCGATGGGCTATACCGGCAGCGCCACGATTGCCGATTTGCAGGAACGGGCCGAATTCGTGCGCATCACCAATGCAGGCCTTGCCGAGAGCCATGTTCACGACGTGGCGATCACCCGCGAGGCGCCGAATTACCCGACCCGATGA
- a CDS encoding M28 family metallopeptidase, with translation MTRKAWLAGLLALLGSACAPMSGPNSAPRAELDAIEAALGRHIGVLASDEYEGRRPGTQGEALTLRYLAREWQAIGLESGTNDPANPWYAPVDLVMAMPSAGVVSFTSAGRTVDLPEQAVTVFGTQRRDLVKGAPLLFVGNVAKVQPIELVGRVPTLNFAGPQSMDRIEQLAASGAAAVMVLGTRAELAPLIEARSHGAYRLASDDRPLAPIVLVDRDAALAQPGVQPFSGRFRDADREDFRPTALPVTLSLDTRAQLADVRTHNLIARLPGRDPQLGAVLILSHWDHFGVCRPEGEPDRICNGAVDNASGLAMMTELARLLADGPRLDRDVYFLATTAEEWGLLGASAFVAEPPVPLSSVVGAFNLDTGALAPRGKPVAVVMQGLAPFDAEVLRVIAATGRAVAGQDVAAQYLRRQDGWALLQADVPTVLVSGSYADADLLDRFIQTRYHQPGDTADGLELGGAAEDVLLHLALVRHFADRERFTPAAE, from the coding sequence GTGACACGCAAGGCATGGCTCGCAGGGCTACTCGCGCTGCTGGGCAGTGCGTGCGCCCCGATGAGTGGCCCCAATTCTGCTCCACGGGCCGAACTGGATGCGATCGAGGCTGCGCTGGGCCGGCACATCGGCGTGCTCGCCAGCGATGAATACGAAGGACGGCGGCCCGGAACCCAGGGCGAAGCCCTGACCTTGCGGTACCTCGCGCGCGAATGGCAAGCCATCGGGCTCGAATCGGGGACGAATGATCCGGCCAACCCCTGGTACGCTCCGGTGGACCTGGTGATGGCCATGCCCTCGGCTGGAGTGGTGTCATTCACATCGGCGGGCCGGACGGTGGATCTTCCGGAACAAGCCGTGACGGTCTTCGGCACCCAGCGGCGGGATCTGGTCAAGGGCGCGCCGCTGCTGTTCGTGGGCAATGTGGCGAAAGTCCAGCCGATCGAATTGGTTGGCCGGGTGCCCACGCTGAACTTTGCCGGGCCGCAGAGCATGGACCGGATCGAGCAACTGGCAGCGTCGGGCGCTGCGGCTGTCATGGTGCTGGGCACAAGGGCGGAACTGGCCCCGCTCATCGAAGCGCGAAGCCATGGTGCCTACCGGCTCGCATCGGATGATCGGCCGCTGGCTCCGATTGTCCTGGTTGATCGGGATGCGGCGTTGGCGCAGCCCGGGGTTCAGCCGTTTTCCGGCCGGTTCCGGGACGCCGACCGGGAGGATTTTCGCCCCACCGCGCTGCCTGTTACCCTGTCGCTCGATACGCGGGCACAGCTGGCGGACGTGCGGACTCACAACCTGATCGCGCGCCTGCCGGGTCGCGATCCGCAGCTGGGGGCCGTGCTGATCCTGTCGCACTGGGACCATTTCGGTGTGTGCCGCCCGGAAGGTGAGCCTGACCGCATCTGCAATGGTGCGGTCGACAATGCCAGCGGGCTGGCGATGATGACCGAGCTGGCGCGCCTTCTGGCCGACGGACCGCGGCTGGACCGTGATGTCTATTTTCTGGCGACCACGGCGGAAGAATGGGGGCTCCTGGGTGCTTCGGCCTTTGTGGCGGAGCCGCCGGTGCCGCTCTCCAGCGTGGTGGGCGCGTTCAACCTCGATACCGGGGCCCTGGCCCCGCGGGGCAAGCCGGTGGCAGTCGTGATGCAGGGGCTGGCCCCGTTCGATGCGGAAGTCTTGCGGGTGATCGCGGCGACCGGCCGCGCGGTAGCCGGGCAGGACGTTGCGGCGCAGTATCTCCGGCGGCAGGATGGTTGGGCGCTGCTCCAGGCCGATGTGCCGACGGTGCTCGTGTCGGGCAGCTACGCCGATGCCGATCTGCTCGATAGGTTCATCCAGACCCGCTATCACCAGCCGGGCGACACGGCCGACGGGCTGGAACTGGGCGGGGCGGCGGAGGACGTTTTGCTCCACCTTGCGCTGGTGCGTCACTTCGCCGATCGTGAACGCTTCACACCCGCCGCCGAATAA
- a CDS encoding 3-hydroxybutyrate dehydrogenase, translating into MTLVGKRALVTGSTSGIGLAIARALRADGADVILNGFGEASEIDALCSELGALHSPANLLDVAEIEAMMAKFGPVDILVNNAGMQYVSPVEEFPVDKWNAIIGLNLTAAFHTVRLAVPGMKAKGWGRIINTASAHSLTASPFKSAYNASKHGIAGFTKTIALELAQSGVTANCISPGYVWTPLIEGQIPDTMKARGMTREQVINDVLLAKQPTKKFVQPEEVGALAAFLCRAEAGNVTGANWSIDGGWTAG; encoded by the coding sequence ATGACCCTAGTAGGAAAGCGCGCCCTCGTAACCGGTTCCACATCGGGCATTGGCCTTGCCATTGCGCGCGCCTTGCGAGCGGACGGCGCGGACGTGATCCTCAACGGCTTTGGCGAGGCATCCGAGATCGACGCGCTGTGCAGCGAACTTGGCGCGCTTCACAGCCCTGCAAACCTGCTGGATGTAGCCGAGATCGAGGCCATGATGGCAAAGTTCGGCCCGGTCGATATTCTCGTCAACAATGCCGGGATGCAGTATGTCAGCCCGGTCGAGGAGTTCCCGGTCGACAAGTGGAACGCGATTATCGGCCTCAACCTGACTGCCGCTTTCCACACCGTGCGGCTGGCCGTGCCGGGCATGAAGGCCAAGGGCTGGGGCCGGATCATCAACACCGCCAGTGCCCATTCGCTCACCGCGTCCCCGTTCAAGAGCGCCTATAATGCCAGCAAGCACGGAATAGCGGGCTTTACCAAGACGATCGCTCTGGAACTGGCGCAGAGCGGGGTTACTGCCAACTGCATCAGCCCCGGTTATGTCTGGACCCCGCTGATCGAGGGGCAGATCCCCGATACGATGAAGGCGCGCGGGATGACTCGCGAGCAGGTCATCAACGATGTGTTGCTGGCAAAACAACCGACCAAGAAATTCGTCCAGCCGGAAGAAGTTGGCGCACTTGCCGCCTTCCTCTGCCGCGCGGAAGCTGGCAATGTGACGGGTGCCAACTGGAGTATCGACGGCGGGTGGACCGCCGGATAG
- the ypfJ gene encoding KPN_02809 family neutral zinc metallopeptidase — protein sequence MRLNRFDPNNIRVGTTSGGGSFPGGGGGKLGCGTVLIAIIGALVFGLDPAQTIGALGGGEPAEVQQQADTEGQSTEELCTSNQYSLETCNALSSLNQTWERIFQEQNAAFSQPTLKFVASNQFNSGCGPASTGMGPFYCPADQGIYIDTGFYEQLAQMAGERGDFARYYVVAHEYGHHVQTITGVAEQIRSAQQQNPRAANRLQTLMELHADCYAGVWAGRNRNLIEPGDMEEGMNAAASIGDDTLQRNSGQRVDPESFTHGSSAQRMQALRLGLETGDDRRCDGIFETG from the coding sequence ATGAGACTGAACCGGTTTGACCCGAACAATATCCGTGTCGGCACCACCAGCGGCGGTGGCAGCTTTCCCGGCGGAGGGGGTGGCAAGCTGGGCTGCGGCACCGTGCTAATCGCCATTATCGGGGCCCTGGTGTTCGGGCTGGACCCGGCGCAGACAATCGGTGCCCTTGGCGGCGGGGAACCCGCAGAGGTCCAGCAGCAGGCGGACACCGAAGGGCAGAGCACCGAAGAGCTATGCACCTCGAACCAGTATTCGCTCGAGACGTGCAATGCGCTCAGCTCGCTCAACCAGACGTGGGAGCGAATTTTCCAGGAACAGAACGCGGCGTTCAGCCAGCCGACCCTCAAGTTCGTCGCCAGCAACCAGTTCAACAGCGGCTGCGGACCTGCTTCGACCGGCATGGGGCCGTTCTACTGCCCCGCCGACCAGGGCATCTACATCGATACCGGCTTCTACGAGCAGCTGGCGCAGATGGCCGGAGAGCGCGGCGACTTTGCCCGATACTATGTGGTCGCTCACGAATATGGCCACCATGTGCAGACGATAACCGGGGTGGCGGAGCAGATCCGCAGCGCCCAGCAGCAGAACCCGCGCGCAGCCAATCGTCTCCAGACCCTGATGGAATTGCACGCCGATTGCTATGCCGGCGTCTGGGCCGGCCGCAACCGCAACCTGATCGAACCGGGCGACATGGAAGAAGGCATGAACGCCGCCGCGTCGATCGGCGATGACACCTTGCAACGAAATTCCGGCCAGCGCGTTGATCCCGAAAGCTTCACGCACGGGTCCAGCGCACAACGCATGCAGGCCCTGCGGCTCGGATTGGAAACAGGTGATGATCGCAGGTGTGACGGGATTTTCGAAACGGGCTAG